One genomic segment of Corynebacterium durum includes these proteins:
- a CDS encoding chorismate mutase, translated as MSDGNKDQLSSIRKEIDQIDYRLVEILKERQDLVNRASSLKKNEHAVRDSSRVEEVIKRVRGLAEKIGMSPEIVEKVYRPMIDAYIEYEMGEYRSSHTDREVVSDDETGSES; from the coding sequence ATGAGCGATGGGAACAAAGATCAACTATCCAGTATACGGAAAGAAATTGACCAGATTGATTATCGACTGGTTGAAATTCTGAAAGAAAGGCAAGACCTGGTAAACCGAGCCTCATCTTTAAAAAAGAACGAACATGCCGTTCGGGATTCTAGTCGTGTCGAAGAGGTCATTAAACGAGTACGAGGCTTAGCCGAAAAAATAGGAATGTCTCCCGAAATTGTTGAAAAAGTGTATCGTCCAATGATTGATGCCTATATTGAGTATGAGATGGGCGAATATCGCTCATCTCATACAGATCGAGAAGTCGTTTCGGATGATGAAACCGGGTCTGAAAGCTAG
- a CDS encoding condensation domain-containing protein: protein MSKAVVDVLAATPLQEGLLALHRLSSGADPYHVQFVFRIDGNLDEALLARCADAMLVRYPNLRVAFYDKNVEHPVQVVPASAKLDWEVVPMTATSAPDAATDTDTRDAQAAEFAASDFSEPFDLFRPAPLRLRLLRWDSHCHHLVLTAHHILIDGWSAPLFFAELINLYRHGGHAELLPPPPDYRKYIAWLQQKSKEESLQVWRTALGEQPAPCLVAPQAPSSPGLPPVVFEAQLDREQTEQLQTWCRKHGVTVSNAVLFAWMMVLGTLTDRDEVLTGTVVSGRPADLPGAESMIGLFINTVPARATLNPREDAATQVQALRDTLVATRPHEHIGLSDIQRAAGTRDLFDTLVVFQNTPLGAATTDDNSGLKVTPLATNDSTHYPLTIVPALVDGVFRVKVEARADLMEGTLPAAASAIASAITTLLRTFPTADGLPLAQVGNGFSAPTIPYAPTAEPRTLPQRMRNLTDANPDAPALADATTQLTRRDLLNHILDIARLLIDAQLTTGRRVAILLPRTVSQPASLVACAWTGAVAVQLDASAPDAHNQSIIEQAGVDAVLTTGTTAAYGDVPVLTVPPIDTANAASVDKQLAQVPDASSLDAPLYMVFTSGSTGTPKGVVGTQRGLSALIAAHERWVLPEDRQLTVGHAWSMAFDASWQPLTALFAGHAVAILDEQQQRDPQLYMEALRTHGVDMIETSPTMFSQLEPRGLLDATDEWPGLSVLGLGGEAIDPAVWSRLAARERPAVFNFYGPTETTVDAAAARLSDYTTPCIGAPLPGLKARVLDRWLRPLPAGLPGELYVSGSQVALGYSDRPDLTAGSFIATTSGERAYRTGDVVVFDPNDQALRYIGRADDQIKIRGFRVEPSQVLHGVLALPGVRDARVQVVTTDAGPRLIAVVIPTDDVLHNAVDDPAGTSARLIGQLRSAVASHLIPAAIIPVREFPLTRNGKIDVAALPSITADAVVTPPEGPVETQLAATISRLTGVQAIDRDADIRDLGLDSILLMQLSSDLQSLDDAHPALKRLTPRMILGNPTVRGIAEQLTAADSVNAAPDSGVGTFRAMPVQQWLIDVGGGRRFSQWALLNLPQGTDRTHIEQAIGRLLSNHGMLRATVNANDGTFTIPAEVPPAEEWLSVEEAAGDDIDVLRQTAESAINLIDPMAGRMLRAVWLKPQQQLLLLVHHHAVDGTSWRVLIGELMSATGGSETTSFARWAELMERRREALDTQALRDTWASYVEPRDRSTLGSRAVDPAMDLAADAHTATSLTPATEVLQRADEAGSGTGGSVSLREVLLAMLARTLHRWRGVGPVVVDLEGHGRDANILDAYGHPGDDLSRTAGWFTTITPTLLPADMGDESIGAMAGRVADSIAAQPSSPVDHSLACGVSNGPAEIEVNYLGRLDAGAGGISADSIPNDAWSISTDHAVYEALPEMPDPELPRTYALEVTLSVVPGEAGSGTEEASGPQLSAHFNLATGVFTPDDAEALRACWEEVAQGVVTP, encoded by the coding sequence GTGAGTAAAGCAGTTGTTGATGTTCTCGCGGCAACACCGCTGCAGGAGGGGCTGTTGGCCCTGCACCGCCTGAGTTCCGGTGCGGACCCGTACCACGTGCAGTTCGTGTTCCGCATTGACGGCAACCTTGATGAGGCCCTGCTGGCGCGCTGCGCGGATGCAATGCTGGTGCGCTACCCCAACCTGCGTGTTGCGTTTTATGACAAGAACGTGGAACACCCGGTGCAGGTGGTGCCCGCCTCAGCGAAGCTCGACTGGGAGGTGGTGCCGATGACCGCTACCAGCGCGCCAGATGCTGCCACCGATACGGATACCCGCGACGCTCAGGCTGCGGAGTTTGCCGCGTCCGACTTCAGCGAGCCGTTCGATCTGTTCCGCCCTGCCCCATTGCGGCTGAGGCTGCTTCGCTGGGATTCCCACTGCCACCACCTGGTGCTCACAGCGCACCACATTCTGATTGACGGCTGGTCCGCGCCGTTGTTTTTCGCGGAGCTGATTAACCTGTATCGGCACGGTGGCCACGCGGAACTCTTACCCCCTCCCCCGGATTATCGGAAGTATATTGCCTGGCTGCAGCAGAAATCGAAGGAAGAAAGCCTGCAGGTGTGGCGTACTGCGCTGGGCGAGCAGCCAGCCCCCTGCCTTGTCGCTCCTCAGGCCCCCAGTTCCCCCGGGTTGCCACCGGTGGTGTTTGAGGCGCAACTTGACCGCGAACAGACCGAACAGCTGCAGACATGGTGCAGGAAACACGGCGTGACGGTGAGTAACGCGGTGTTGTTCGCGTGGATGATGGTGTTGGGAACACTGACGGATCGCGATGAGGTATTGACGGGCACGGTGGTGTCGGGCCGTCCGGCGGATCTGCCGGGTGCGGAATCCATGATTGGCCTGTTCATCAACACCGTTCCCGCCCGCGCCACGCTGAACCCTCGCGAGGATGCCGCCACGCAGGTGCAGGCGCTTCGCGACACTCTGGTGGCCACCCGCCCTCACGAGCACATCGGCCTGTCCGACATTCAGCGTGCGGCGGGCACCCGCGACCTGTTCGACACCCTGGTTGTGTTCCAGAACACTCCCCTGGGTGCCGCGACAACCGACGACAATTCCGGGCTCAAGGTCACTCCCCTGGCAACCAACGATTCGACGCACTACCCCCTCACCATCGTTCCCGCCCTGGTAGATGGGGTGTTCCGGGTGAAAGTGGAGGCCCGCGCGGATTTGATGGAGGGCACGTTACCTGCGGCCGCCAGTGCGATTGCCTCGGCGATCACGACACTGCTGCGCACATTCCCCACCGCCGATGGACTGCCGTTAGCGCAGGTGGGAAACGGTTTTTCCGCTCCCACAATCCCGTATGCACCGACGGCTGAACCCCGCACCCTGCCGCAGCGTATGAGGAACCTCACGGATGCTAATCCCGATGCCCCAGCACTTGCGGACGCAACAACGCAGCTCACCCGGCGCGATCTTCTCAACCACATCCTGGATATTGCGCGCCTGCTTATCGACGCCCAGCTCACCACCGGTCGGCGCGTGGCTATCCTGCTGCCCCGCACGGTGTCTCAGCCCGCGAGCCTTGTGGCCTGCGCCTGGACGGGTGCGGTGGCTGTGCAGCTGGATGCCTCGGCACCCGATGCGCATAATCAGTCGATTATCGAACAGGCGGGCGTGGATGCCGTACTCACTACTGGCACAACCGCCGCATATGGCGATGTACCTGTACTCACGGTGCCGCCAATAGATACGGCGAATGCGGCGAGCGTCGATAAGCAGCTGGCGCAGGTACCGGACGCGTCGTCGCTGGATGCGCCGCTGTACATGGTGTTTACCTCGGGTTCCACGGGCACCCCGAAGGGCGTGGTGGGTACGCAGCGTGGGTTGTCTGCGCTGATTGCCGCGCATGAGCGGTGGGTGTTGCCGGAGGATCGTCAGTTGACCGTGGGGCATGCCTGGTCCATGGCGTTTGATGCGTCGTGGCAGCCGTTGACGGCGTTGTTTGCGGGACATGCGGTGGCGATTCTGGATGAGCAGCAGCAGCGTGACCCTCAGCTGTACATGGAGGCGTTGCGCACGCACGGGGTGGACATGATCGAGACTTCGCCGACCATGTTTAGCCAGCTTGAGCCGCGCGGCCTGCTGGATGCCACGGATGAGTGGCCGGGTCTGAGCGTGCTGGGCTTGGGTGGCGAGGCGATTGACCCCGCCGTGTGGTCGCGGCTTGCTGCGCGTGAACGCCCAGCGGTGTTTAACTTCTACGGTCCCACCGAGACCACGGTGGATGCAGCGGCGGCACGGCTGTCCGACTACACCACCCCGTGCATTGGCGCGCCGCTTCCTGGCCTGAAAGCCCGGGTGCTGGATCGTTGGTTGCGCCCACTACCAGCGGGTCTGCCCGGCGAATTGTATGTGTCGGGGTCACAGGTGGCGTTGGGCTACAGTGACCGACCCGACCTGACCGCGGGGAGCTTTATTGCCACGACCTCAGGCGAGCGCGCCTACCGGACAGGCGATGTGGTGGTGTTTGATCCGAACGATCAGGCGTTGCGCTACATCGGTCGTGCCGACGACCAGATCAAGATCCGGGGTTTCCGGGTGGAGCCGTCACAGGTGCTGCACGGAGTGCTGGCACTGCCTGGGGTGCGGGACGCACGTGTTCAGGTGGTCACCACCGATGCGGGCCCGCGCCTGATCGCGGTTGTGATTCCCACCGACGATGTGCTGCACAATGCCGTGGACGATCCGGCGGGGACCTCCGCGCGCCTGATCGGGCAGCTGCGCAGCGCTGTGGCAAGCCACCTGATTCCGGCCGCGATTATTCCGGTGCGGGAATTCCCGCTCACCCGGAACGGCAAAATCGATGTCGCCGCACTGCCCAGCATCACCGCCGATGCCGTGGTCACGCCACCAGAAGGTCCGGTGGAGACGCAGCTCGCGGCCACCATCAGTCGGCTGACCGGTGTGCAGGCCATTGACCGCGACGCCGACATTCGCGACCTGGGGCTGGACAGCATTCTGCTCATGCAGCTGTCCTCCGACCTGCAATCACTTGACGACGCCCACCCCGCGCTCAAGCGCCTCACTCCCCGCATGATCCTTGGCAACCCAACCGTCCGGGGCATCGCCGAGCAACTCACTGCTGCGGATAGCGTGAATGCCGCGCCCGATTCCGGAGTGGGAACTTTCCGCGCCATGCCCGTCCAGCAGTGGCTTATCGACGTCGGCGGCGGCAGACGCTTTAGCCAATGGGCACTGCTCAACCTTCCCCAGGGCACGGATCGCACCCATATTGAACAGGCCATTGGGCGGCTCCTGTCCAACCATGGCATGCTGCGCGCCACCGTCAATGCCAACGACGGCACATTCACCATTCCCGCCGAGGTGCCACCTGCGGAGGAATGGTTGAGTGTTGAAGAAGCTGCGGGCGATGACATTGACGTGCTGCGTCAGACCGCCGAGAGTGCCATCAACCTGATCGACCCTATGGCCGGGCGGATGCTGCGGGCCGTGTGGCTCAAACCCCAGCAACAGCTTTTGCTGCTGGTCCACCACCACGCCGTGGACGGAACCTCGTGGCGCGTGCTGATCGGCGAACTCATGAGTGCCACCGGCGGCAGCGAAACAACCTCGTTTGCGCGCTGGGCGGAGCTGATGGAGCGGCGTCGAGAAGCACTAGATACCCAAGCACTTCGCGACACCTGGGCATCCTATGTAGAGCCCCGGGACCGCAGCACGCTGGGCAGTCGCGCCGTGGATCCTGCCATGGACTTGGCGGCCGATGCGCACACCGCGACCTCGCTCACCCCGGCGACGGAGGTGCTGCAGCGTGCCGACGAAGCGGGCAGCGGCACCGGCGGAAGCGTGAGCCTGCGGGAGGTGCTGCTGGCCATGCTGGCGCGCACCCTGCACCGCTGGCGCGGGGTCGGACCGGTGGTTGTGGACCTGGAAGGCCACGGCCGTGATGCCAACATTCTCGACGCCTACGGCCACCCTGGCGATGACCTTTCCCGGACCGCAGGTTGGTTCACCACCATCACGCCGACGCTTCTGCCAGCTGATATGGGCGATGAAAGCATCGGTGCGATGGCGGGGCGTGTGGCGGACTCCATTGCCGCACAACCTAGCAGCCCTGTTGATCACTCCCTGGCCTGCGGGGTGAGTAACGGCCCGGCGGAAATTGAGGTGAACTACCTGGGGCGTCTTGATGCAGGCGCAGGCGGCATATCCGCAGACAGCATTCCCAACGATGCCTGGAGCATCAGCACAGACCACGCCGTCTACGAGGCACTGCCCGAGATGCCCGATCCCGAGCTACCCCGCACCTACGCGCTGGAAGTCACGTTGTCCGTGGTTCCAGGTGAAGCTGGTTCGGGCACTGAGGAAGCTAGTGGGCCGCAGCTCAGCGCACATTTCAACCTGGCCACCGGGGTATTCACCCCGGATGATGCGGAGGCGTTGCGGGCGTGCTGGGAGGAAGTTGCTCAGGGCGTCGTCACGCCTTGA
- a CDS encoding PLP-dependent aminotransferase family protein: protein MANKSSRSTIAAPALVELLGPLPDRVTSAWVSSHIMALVAEGRLRTGSILPSERSLAITLDVSRGTVTRAMEQLLEHDMLDSKRGSGHRVRLPKRAARPVESLDPHPTLASNDAIDLRWTVMPPHPLVQECATAVASGIGSITSLGASPAQGVPELIDAICQHYNRRGLPTSPEQVVVTNGVISGLHLSLIAATRPGALVGVENPTYPNIPRVVNTERRRITPLDVASGFPAALTAVLHSGTLDAAIITPDFHNPTGHVLSEAHRTNILRAAAVSRTPLIIDESLVTFNWRGKEMPPPMVSTDRDSAPTFLVGGTSKSLWAGLRVGWIRTSRRATDALANIRLGVDLGAPVIEQLMAAQLMNRTANAQAPSHAELIATQYRALTDAMARHLPHWTYQAPEGGLSLWCQNLTLPAHELVQRAKERGVELLPGVMFSPSQRDWSHALRLPFTSPVHDLEHAVEILGELDRL from the coding sequence ATGGCGAACAAAAGTAGCAGATCCACCATCGCCGCACCGGCACTGGTTGAGCTCCTAGGTCCGCTCCCTGATCGCGTAACCAGTGCATGGGTATCCAGTCACATTATGGCGCTGGTCGCAGAGGGACGGCTGCGTACTGGATCCATTCTGCCGTCGGAACGTTCGCTGGCAATCACGCTTGATGTGTCGCGTGGAACTGTCACGCGCGCGATGGAGCAGCTGCTTGAGCACGACATGCTGGACAGCAAGCGAGGTTCGGGGCATCGTGTTCGCCTTCCTAAACGAGCTGCCCGCCCAGTTGAGTCGCTGGACCCCCATCCCACCCTGGCGAGCAATGACGCGATTGACCTGCGCTGGACCGTCATGCCGCCGCACCCACTGGTCCAGGAGTGCGCCACGGCCGTCGCCTCGGGGATTGGTTCGATTACCTCGTTGGGAGCGAGTCCGGCACAGGGCGTCCCCGAACTCATCGACGCTATCTGCCAGCATTACAATCGCCGCGGCCTGCCCACCTCCCCAGAACAGGTGGTGGTCACCAATGGTGTGATTAGCGGCCTGCATTTGTCCCTCATCGCCGCGACGCGCCCGGGTGCGTTGGTGGGCGTCGAAAACCCCACCTACCCCAACATCCCGCGCGTGGTGAACACGGAACGCCGCCGCATCACCCCCCTCGATGTCGCCAGCGGCTTCCCGGCCGCGCTGACGGCGGTGCTGCACTCAGGCACACTTGATGCGGCAATTATCACACCTGATTTTCATAACCCCACCGGGCATGTGCTTTCCGAAGCCCATCGCACCAACATCCTGCGTGCAGCCGCCGTGAGCCGCACCCCACTGATCATTGACGAGTCCCTTGTGACATTCAACTGGCGCGGCAAAGAGATGCCACCACCAATGGTGAGCACTGATCGCGACAGCGCACCAACATTCCTGGTGGGCGGGACGTCGAAATCCCTGTGGGCGGGGCTGCGCGTCGGGTGGATCAGGACGTCGAGACGCGCCACCGATGCCCTGGCAAACATTCGGCTGGGTGTTGACCTAGGTGCGCCAGTAATCGAGCAGCTGATGGCAGCGCAACTTATGAACCGCACCGCCAATGCCCAAGCCCCTAGCCACGCCGAACTCATCGCCACGCAGTATCGAGCGCTCACGGATGCCATGGCGCGACACCTTCCACACTGGACCTATCAGGCACCAGAGGGCGGATTATCCCTGTGGTGCCAGAACCTCACTCTTCCCGCGCACGAGCTGGTCCAGCGCGCCAAAGAACGTGGCGTGGAGCTCTTGCCGGGCGTGATGTTCTCCCCCAGCCAGCGAGACTGGTCGCATGCGCTCAGGCTTCCGTTCACCAGCCCAGTCCATGACCTTGAGCACGCGGTGGAGATTCTTGGCGAGCTAGATAGACTCTAG
- a CDS encoding aldo/keto reductase, with product MTIPTIHLGDGLEVSQLGFGGMALSHVYGDVNEEQAERTLHAAIDCGITFIDTANVYGKPRPGTVGPAGTNEELVGRVLASRRDEVQLATKFGITGLSNNPETRVRGDREYVRQCCEESLRRLGVDTIDLYYMHRPDLSRPIEETVQAMAELVREGKVRHLGLSEVTAPELRAAMTVHPIAAVQSEWSVWSRDVENHVVPAASELGVGFVPYSPLGRGFLTGTLTKEKIQASILADQPRYDQNFDANQVVVAELRAVATNYVVNGHTATPAQVALAWLRKQGEHYGLPVVPIPGTSKIERVQENAGSLAVDLTDEEMQRLDEVSKNVQGERNFTFTGPNWLSHHRE from the coding sequence GTGACTATTCCTACTATTCACCTGGGCGACGGCCTAGAGGTCAGTCAACTGGGTTTCGGCGGTATGGCGCTTAGCCATGTGTACGGGGATGTGAATGAGGAGCAGGCAGAACGCACCCTGCACGCTGCCATTGATTGTGGCATCACATTTATCGACACCGCGAACGTGTATGGCAAACCTCGGCCTGGAACGGTCGGGCCGGCGGGGACGAATGAGGAGCTAGTGGGCCGGGTTCTCGCGTCGAGGCGGGACGAGGTGCAGCTGGCCACCAAGTTCGGGATCACGGGGCTGTCCAACAACCCAGAGACGCGGGTGCGGGGTGATCGTGAGTATGTTCGGCAGTGCTGTGAGGAGTCGCTGCGTCGCTTGGGCGTGGACACCATTGACCTCTACTACATGCACCGCCCGGATCTGAGCCGCCCGATTGAGGAGACGGTGCAGGCCATGGCGGAGTTGGTACGGGAAGGAAAAGTCCGCCACCTGGGGCTTTCTGAGGTCACAGCTCCCGAATTGCGCGCCGCCATGACGGTCCATCCGATCGCTGCGGTGCAAAGTGAATGGAGTGTGTGGTCGCGGGACGTGGAAAACCATGTGGTGCCCGCAGCAAGCGAACTGGGTGTCGGTTTCGTGCCGTACTCGCCGCTGGGTAGGGGTTTTCTCACGGGAACTCTGACAAAAGAGAAAATTCAAGCCTCGATTCTGGCGGACCAGCCCCGCTACGACCAGAACTTTGACGCTAACCAGGTGGTGGTCGCGGAGCTGCGCGCCGTGGCCACTAACTACGTTGTAAACGGCCACACAGCCACACCCGCACAGGTGGCGTTGGCGTGGCTGCGGAAACAAGGCGAACACTACGGCCTGCCGGTGGTACCCATTCCAGGCACCAGCAAAATCGAGCGCGTGCAGGAAAATGCGGGTTCGCTGGCGGTGGACCTCACCGACGAGGAGATGCAGCGCCTAGACGAGGTGTCCAAAAACGTCCAGGGCGAGCGGAACTTCACCTTCACTGGCCCGAACTGGTTGTCCCACCACCGGGAATAA
- a CDS encoding MerR family transcriptional regulator — protein MDFTDHLGIADVAKQTGLTQDTLRWYERQGVIPPVPRQGDGRRSYDEASVRIIQLIVRLRRTGMPVEDMRQFCGMVTEGAASHGRRMALLRDHRTRIEEQIAQLQEDLQAVDAKIEHYADLIERGLDCDEQPVTDPDIREQQRRLL, from the coding sequence ATGGACTTTACAGACCACCTTGGGATTGCGGACGTCGCTAAGCAGACGGGACTGACGCAGGACACTTTGCGCTGGTATGAACGTCAAGGGGTGATCCCTCCCGTGCCGCGCCAGGGTGATGGTCGACGGTCCTATGATGAGGCGAGCGTGCGGATTATTCAGTTGATTGTTCGATTGCGGCGCACGGGCATGCCGGTGGAAGATATGCGGCAGTTCTGCGGGATGGTGACGGAGGGGGCGGCGAGCCATGGGCGTCGGATGGCTCTGCTGCGTGACCACCGCACAAGAATCGAAGAGCAGATTGCGCAGCTACAGGAGGATTTGCAGGCTGTGGATGCGAAGATTGAGCACTACGCGGACCTCATTGAACGGGGGCTTGACTGCGACGAGCAGCCGGTCACCGACCCAGATATTCGTGAACAACAGAGGAGATTGTTGTGA
- a CDS encoding FHA domain-containing protein FhaB/FipA: MDSVVLLAFRIGLLVLLWFFVLMTLRALRADTKTTASLATGGGAVQTASPAKPSIVSALKKSDAPSQLRVIEGPLVGSHMDISSLDEVVMGRSPQCTFVVGDDFASARHARLFKHGSEWFVEDLDSRNGTFVGGYRIDQPERVNSNSDIKIGRTIVRLEP, encoded by the coding sequence ATGGACTCTGTTGTATTGCTTGCATTCCGCATAGGTTTGCTGGTCTTGCTGTGGTTTTTCGTGCTGATGACACTTCGCGCATTACGAGCCGACACAAAAACAACGGCTAGTTTGGCCACAGGCGGAGGTGCTGTACAGACCGCCAGCCCAGCTAAACCAAGCATTGTGTCTGCATTAAAAAAGTCTGATGCGCCAAGCCAGCTTCGGGTGATTGAAGGCCCGTTGGTGGGATCACATATGGATATTTCCTCGTTGGATGAAGTTGTGATGGGCCGCAGTCCACAATGCACGTTTGTTGTGGGTGATGATTTCGCATCGGCACGTCACGCTCGTTTGTTTAAGCATGGTTCGGAGTGGTTTGTGGAGGATTTGGACTCCCGCAATGGCACTTTTGTTGGTGGGTATCGGATTGATCAACCGGAACGTGTGAATTCCAATAGTGATATCAAAATTGGTCGAACAATTGTGAGGCTCGAACCCTAA
- a CDS encoding DUF3662 and FHA domain-containing protein: MSVMGRFAKLDSSLQRGLDNGFAFVFGGKVVPAEIEELLKQEAEDNVVHTYEGFVEVPNEFRVAVSPKDFKNLSSQAPTLPGDFADRLSRFFRNQRWVAAGPVVVEIFSEQGLRTGQLKAESRADAGTQLVSGFEGVDAPQAGHQESRHEPQQAPQRRQETRRRDPQPQYPQQPQAAPYTAAPRIDVPSAAPAAPAAAPDRQSSYEYPETVVVAAGSMHGTPEKNPVVSLLLQDGSSRSYMVQEGSNIIGRSNEADFRLPDTGVSRKHAEITWDGRDAILVDLQSTNGTAVNDMPIENWLLADGDVIAIGHSYIEVRIVED; the protein is encoded by the coding sequence ATGTCTGTGATGGGTCGGTTCGCAAAGCTAGACAGTTCTTTGCAGCGTGGCTTAGACAATGGCTTTGCCTTCGTGTTTGGTGGCAAGGTCGTCCCGGCCGAGATTGAGGAACTGCTGAAGCAGGAGGCCGAGGACAACGTTGTTCACACTTATGAGGGTTTCGTTGAGGTACCTAACGAGTTCCGCGTGGCTGTAAGCCCGAAGGATTTTAAGAATCTATCGTCCCAGGCACCGACGTTGCCTGGTGATTTCGCTGATCGTTTGTCGCGTTTTTTCCGCAACCAGCGCTGGGTTGCCGCAGGCCCGGTTGTGGTGGAGATTTTCAGTGAACAGGGGCTTCGCACCGGCCAGTTGAAGGCTGAGTCCCGCGCGGATGCTGGTACCCAGTTGGTATCAGGTTTTGAAGGCGTTGACGCCCCGCAGGCAGGGCATCAGGAGTCGCGCCATGAGCCGCAGCAGGCTCCGCAGCGGCGTCAGGAAACACGGCGTCGTGACCCGCAGCCTCAGTACCCGCAACAGCCTCAGGCGGCACCGTACACGGCGGCACCGCGTATCGACGTCCCGTCGGCAGCTCCTGCTGCCCCGGCCGCAGCACCCGATCGGCAGAGCTCGTATGAGTACCCAGAGACGGTGGTTGTGGCTGCGGGAAGTATGCACGGTACCCCCGAGAAGAACCCCGTTGTGAGTTTGCTGTTGCAGGATGGGTCGAGTCGTTCGTACATGGTGCAGGAAGGCTCAAACATTATTGGCCGCAGCAACGAGGCGGATTTCCGCCTGCCAGATACTGGGGTTTCTCGGAAACATGCGGAGATTACGTGGGACGGTCGCGATGCGATTTTGGTGGATTTACAGTCCACGAACGGCACGGCCGTCAACGATATGCCGATCGAAAACTGGTTGCTGGCAGATGGCGATGTGATCGCTATTGGTCACTCCTATATTGAGGTCCGTATTGTAGAGGATTAG